TTAGGTTGACTTCCAATTCGTGTTTGACCTGTTGACTCAGGCTCAAACGTGAATCATACATGGTCAAAACGACTCCCAGAAGACTCAGTGAATGATTCAAGCCCTTCTTGACCTGACTAACAGTATCTAGGAGTTGACTCAGGCCTTCCAGGGCAAAAAATTCTGCCTGAACTGGTATCAATATAT
Above is a window of Candidatus Saccharibacteria bacterium DNA encoding:
- a CDS encoding ParA family protein, giving the protein MPVQAEFFALEGLSQLLDTVSQVKKGLNHSLSLLGVVLTMYDSRLSLSQQVKHELEVNLKGKMFKTIIPRNVRLAEAPSFAKPIVEYDRFSKGARLYKKLAKEVRERLYG